Proteins from a single region of Chengkuizengella sediminis:
- a CDS encoding UPF0158 family protein, protein MKKQVKLNEIIDVMETQFEGTSTYLNLKTYEVVSVSGDDMRIAEDEESFDHLPEWQQKDIQIAIDVLENFEDYLEIPTKFEISEYNMMEQFIDNLNDQKKKSELFNSIQGKGAFRRFKDKLYDLEIHDEWYTYRAEGFKQIALEWCNDNDIQCIE, encoded by the coding sequence ATGAAAAAACAAGTGAAACTTAATGAAATTATTGATGTGATGGAGACGCAATTTGAAGGAACAAGTACATATTTGAATCTGAAAACTTACGAAGTAGTTTCAGTATCTGGTGATGATATGAGAATTGCTGAGGACGAAGAGTCGTTTGACCATCTCCCTGAGTGGCAACAAAAAGATATACAAATCGCTATAGATGTATTAGAAAACTTTGAAGATTACTTAGAAATCCCAACAAAATTTGAAATCAGTGAGTATAATATGATGGAGCAATTTATTGATAACTTGAATGACCAAAAGAAAAAAAGTGAGTTATTTAATTCAATACAAGGCAAAGGTGCCTTCAGAAGATTTAAAGATAAACTATATGATCTAGAAATTCATGATGAGTGGTATACATACAGAGCTGAAGGTTTTAAGCAAATAGCGTTAGAATGGTGCAATGACAACGATATACAATGTATTGAATAG
- a CDS encoding alpha/beta fold hydrolase, whose protein sequence is MPKKVFKSEEGKKLLYESYDILLKMWDVEVEEHDIATTYGRTHIIEAGDITKPALVLFHGTGDNSSLMWVHNIQEFTKHFYVVAVDTLGAAGKSEPNELFFKSFDEAKWINEIMNTLNIKNAHMIGVSFGVILMLNYAIHYPDRVNKLVGMAGHLPIKVNGFKKSLYTLRTIKVFMPEILNPNKKNAVKLFKKLSGPNIVLDDENDEVFKHFYYIFKHSIPLVRNIASHDIQTFSQFKDNALFLIGDYDKLVYKPDIKQAYAELGLNLKIIKDAGHSINGEQPELINKKIIDFLVDKEALII, encoded by the coding sequence ATGCCAAAAAAAGTATTTAAAAGCGAGGAAGGCAAAAAGCTGTTATATGAATCCTATGATATATTATTGAAGATGTGGGATGTGGAAGTTGAAGAACATGATATTGCAACAACCTATGGGAGAACACATATCATTGAAGCCGGTGATATAACCAAACCTGCCTTAGTATTGTTTCATGGTACTGGTGATAATTCATCACTGATGTGGGTTCATAATATTCAAGAATTTACAAAACATTTTTATGTAGTTGCAGTAGACACCTTGGGAGCGGCAGGGAAAAGCGAACCAAATGAGTTGTTTTTTAAAAGTTTCGATGAAGCAAAATGGATTAATGAAATCATGAATACTCTTAATATTAAAAACGCTCATATGATAGGAGTTTCCTTCGGAGTAATTTTAATGTTGAATTATGCGATTCATTATCCTGATCGAGTAAATAAATTGGTAGGAATGGCAGGACATCTTCCTATCAAAGTAAACGGATTTAAAAAATCCTTATATACTCTTAGAACGATCAAAGTGTTCATGCCAGAAATATTAAATCCGAATAAAAAAAATGCTGTAAAATTATTTAAGAAGCTAAGTGGTCCAAATATTGTATTGGATGATGAAAATGATGAGGTATTCAAACATTTCTATTATATTTTCAAACACAGTATTCCCTTAGTTCGTAATATTGCATCACATGACATCCAAACATTTTCACAGTTCAAAGATAATGCCTTATTTTTAATTGGTGATTACGACAAACTTGTTTATAAACCAGATATAAAACAAGCATATGCAGAACTTGGATTGAATTTAAAAATTATTAAAGATGCCGGTCATAGTATAAATGGAGAACAACCAGAATTAATTAATAAAAAAATAATTGATTTTTTAGTCGACAAGGAAGCTTTGATTATCTAA